A genomic region of Rhodohalobacter sp. 614A contains the following coding sequences:
- a CDS encoding thioredoxin family protein gives MRNFKYKFKFVAIWVGMFLLMGALFGSPLPAQNTSSVDWYSFEKAIQLAEENQQLILVDVWAPWCGWCKKMEKEVYPELSKNITSQFIWTRLNRDDNRSRLHFKEQRFTPLKIAQKLNTQSVPALVVLSPDGDYLFHISGFTKAKKLESILEYVITNTLKSSSI, from the coding sequence ATGAGAAATTTCAAGTACAAATTTAAATTCGTAGCCATCTGGGTGGGAATGTTTCTACTGATGGGGGCTCTGTTCGGGTCCCCATTACCCGCCCAGAATACATCTTCTGTAGATTGGTATTCGTTTGAAAAAGCTATACAACTTGCTGAAGAGAATCAGCAGCTCATTCTGGTGGACGTTTGGGCCCCATGGTGCGGCTGGTGCAAAAAAATGGAGAAAGAAGTTTATCCTGAACTCTCAAAAAATATTACAAGCCAATTTATATGGACCCGATTAAACAGAGATGATAATCGCTCAAGACTTCATTTTAAAGAGCAGCGTTTTACTCCACTGAAAATTGCACAAAAATTGAATACTCAAAGCGTTCCGGCTCTTGTCGTTCTTTCTCCGGACGGAGATTATCTATTCCACATTTCTGGTTTTACGAAGGCCAAAAAGCTGGAATCAATTTTGGAATATGTTATTACTAATACGTTGAAAAGTTCTTCGATTTAA
- the metE gene encoding 5-methyltetrahydropteroyltriglutamate--homocysteine S-methyltransferase: MLTHTLGFPRLGAQRDLKKLVESYWKGEIDQSKLIQSTSALKAVHWTQQKSAGIDLVPSNDFSLYDQVLDTALLVGAIPDRYKDLYQSEQEKSTSYPIDTYFAMARGLQDDKHDIPAMEMTKWFNTNYHYIVPEFSADQEFECLSTKIFDEYEEAQSVGVVTKPVLIGPVSFLLLGKEKDTSDGFHRLDLLDKLLPVYQEILSKLQDKGVEWVQIEEPFLALDLEDDAKISFQKAYETFHQDLDSLKLLLTTYFEGLSDNTALACGLPVDGLHIDLVNDPDQLGNVLDQLNEETALSLGLIDGRNIWKTDLQKAAAFVEKAKEKIGEDRLLIGSSCSLLHSPVDLDQETDETALPAKVKRWMSFAKQKLGEISLLKKLVADELSADEKQKLEKHQADVDDKRTSELVNNPSVQSRMDNLDDSYLNRKQPFTERQAVQKEHLNIPETFPTTTIGSFPQTSEVRKWRADYRKGVLSEDQYTEIIHKAISELIKTQEEIGLDVLVHGEFERNDMVEYFGEHFSGFAFTRNGWVQSYGTRGVKPPIVYGDVHLPDPVTVPWSAYAQSQTDKLVKGMLTGPVTILQWSFVRDDQPRSETAKQIALAIRDEVQDLEKAGIQIIQIDEPAFREGLPLRLDKREAYLTWAVDAFRISSTGVEDKTQIHSHMCYSEFNDIIEHIARLDADVISMETSRSQMELLDAFVQFDYPNEIGPGVYDIHSPRIPSTEEMVALLEKAVEVLKPEQIWVNPDCGLKTRGWEETIPSLKNMVQAAGKMRRETVES; encoded by the coding sequence ATGTTAACACATACCCTTGGATTTCCCCGCCTTGGTGCGCAGCGAGATTTGAAAAAACTCGTCGAGTCGTACTGGAAAGGAGAAATCGATCAATCTAAACTGATTCAATCCACATCAGCTCTAAAAGCGGTCCACTGGACCCAACAGAAGAGTGCCGGGATCGATCTGGTTCCGTCAAATGACTTCTCTCTCTACGATCAGGTTCTGGATACAGCTCTCCTTGTCGGAGCCATTCCGGATCGATACAAAGATTTATATCAGTCCGAACAAGAAAAATCTACCAGCTACCCTATTGATACCTATTTTGCCATGGCCCGTGGATTGCAGGATGACAAACACGACATCCCCGCTATGGAAATGACCAAATGGTTTAATACCAATTATCATTACATTGTGCCGGAATTTTCGGCCGATCAGGAATTTGAATGTCTGTCCACCAAAATTTTTGATGAATATGAAGAAGCACAATCTGTAGGAGTTGTTACCAAACCCGTGCTTATTGGTCCGGTTAGTTTTTTGCTTCTCGGAAAAGAGAAAGATACATCTGATGGATTTCACCGGTTAGATCTGCTTGATAAATTGTTGCCTGTCTATCAGGAAATTCTGAGCAAACTTCAGGACAAAGGTGTTGAATGGGTTCAGATTGAAGAACCATTCCTGGCGCTGGATCTTGAAGATGATGCGAAAATATCTTTTCAAAAAGCCTATGAAACGTTTCACCAGGATCTTGATAGCTTAAAGCTTTTGCTTACCACATATTTTGAAGGACTGAGTGATAATACAGCGCTGGCCTGCGGACTTCCCGTAGACGGACTTCACATTGATTTGGTGAATGATCCGGATCAGCTGGGTAACGTGTTGGATCAACTAAACGAAGAAACAGCGCTATCTTTGGGATTGATTGACGGCCGAAATATCTGGAAAACTGATCTTCAAAAAGCAGCAGCTTTTGTTGAAAAAGCAAAAGAAAAAATCGGAGAGGATCGACTGTTAATCGGCTCGTCTTGCTCACTGCTTCACAGTCCGGTAGATCTGGATCAGGAAACCGACGAAACCGCTCTTCCTGCTAAAGTGAAGCGTTGGATGTCTTTTGCGAAACAAAAATTGGGAGAAATTTCTCTGCTGAAAAAACTTGTAGCTGATGAACTTTCTGCCGATGAAAAGCAAAAGCTGGAAAAGCATCAAGCCGATGTAGACGACAAACGGACATCTGAGCTTGTAAACAATCCAAGCGTTCAAAGCCGAATGGATAATCTGGATGACTCCTACCTGAACCGTAAACAACCGTTTACCGAACGGCAGGCTGTTCAAAAAGAGCATCTCAACATTCCTGAAACGTTTCCTACCACCACCATAGGTTCGTTCCCTCAAACATCAGAAGTACGAAAATGGCGGGCCGATTACCGGAAAGGAGTTCTTTCGGAAGATCAGTACACAGAAATCATCCATAAAGCCATCAGCGAACTGATCAAAACCCAGGAAGAAATTGGACTGGATGTATTAGTACACGGTGAATTTGAACGGAATGATATGGTAGAATATTTCGGTGAACATTTTTCCGGATTTGCTTTTACGCGCAACGGCTGGGTACAAAGTTATGGAACACGAGGAGTAAAACCGCCCATTGTGTATGGTGATGTACACCTTCCCGATCCGGTAACTGTTCCATGGTCGGCGTATGCGCAATCGCAAACCGACAAACTCGTAAAAGGAATGCTAACGGGTCCGGTCACTATTTTGCAATGGTCGTTTGTGCGGGATGACCAGCCCCGATCCGAAACCGCGAAACAGATTGCACTGGCCATTCGCGATGAAGTACAGGATCTGGAAAAAGCCGGTATTCAAATCATACAAATTGATGAACCTGCCTTCAGAGAAGGATTACCGCTTCGATTGGATAAACGCGAGGCGTACTTAACATGGGCTGTGGATGCTTTCCGAATTTCGTCCACCGGAGTGGAGGATAAAACTCAAATCCATTCTCATATGTGTTACTCGGAGTTTAATGACATCATTGAGCACATTGCACGCCTGGATGCGGATGTTATTTCCATGGAAACATCGCGTTCACAAATGGAACTGCTGGATGCCTTCGTACAATTCGATTATCCGAATGAAATTGGCCCGGGAGTGTATGACATTCACTCGCCGCGAATTCCTTCCACAGAAGAGATGGTAGCACTATTGGAAAAAGCCGTTGAAGTGCTGAAACCCGAACAAATTTGGGTAAATCCTGATTGCGGACTTAAAACCCGCGGCTGGGAAGAAACCATTCCATCACTAAAAAATATGGTGCAAGCCGCCGGAAAAATGAGGCGAGAAACTGTC